ACGATATGGGCCGCGTGGCCCGCTGCGACTCTGTAGTGGTCTCTACCCAGCACGACGACGTCGGCATCGAGACCGTGCGCGAAGGGGTCATGGAGGCCGTCATCCGGCCCGTCATCCCCGCGGCCTATCTCGATCATGAGACAAAGATCTTCATAAATCCCACCGGGCGCTTCGTCGTGGGCGGCCCGCAGGGCGACGCGGGCCTCACCGGCCGCAAGATCATTGTGGACACCTACGGCGGCTACGCCCGCCACGGCGGCGGCAGTTTCTCCGGCAAGGACCCCACCAAAGTGGACCGGAGCGCTTCGTACATGGCCCGCTACGCCGCAAAGAATCTGGTGGCCGCCGGCCTCGCGCGCCGCTGTGAGATCGAGGTGGCCTACGCCATCGGCCTTTCGCACCCCGTCTCTATCCTCGTCGACACCTTCGGCACCGGCGCGGCGGACGACAAGACCCTGTCCGGGCTCGTCGCGCGGCACTTTGACTTCCGCCCGGCGCGGATCATCAAGACGCTGAACCTGCGCCGGCCTATTTACAGCGCGACGGCGGCCTACGGCCACTTCGGCCGCGCCGATCTGGACCTGCCCTGGGAGCGGACTGATCTGGCGGAGCGCCTGCGCGCCGACCTTTAGCACTTTGTTGCCGCGAAGCGGCAACAAAAAACAAGAATTTGGGTTGTGGGTTGCAGGTGCAACCCACGTTAGATTTCATCCGGGAGGGATATGCCATGGAACATATCTGCGTAGTGGGGCTCGGGTACATCGGCCTGCCCACCGCCGTCACCCTGGCGCTGGGCGGCTTTTCCGTGTGCGGCGCGGACATACAGCCCGCCGTCGTCGAGACGTTGCGCACGGGGCGTGCACCCATCGCCGAGCCCGGCCTTGACGAGGCGCTGGCGGCGGCGCTCGCCTCCGGACGGCTGACGTTTTCCTGCGAAACGCCCGAGGCCGACGCCTTCATCATCACGGTACAGACGCCGCACCTCACGCGAAGCGACGGCGTGCGCGCCGCCGACCTGCGCTTTGTGGAATCGGCCGCGCGCGACGTGGCCGCGCGGCTGAAACCCGGCAATCTCGTCGTGCTGGAATCCACCGTGCCGCCCGGTACCTGCCGGCGGCTGGAGGCCTGGCTCGCCGCGGGTTCGGGCCTCGCCGCGGATGAATTCCACGTGGCCCACTGCCCCGAACGGGTCATCCCCGGCCGCATCCTGCGGGAGCTGGCGGAAAACGACCGCATCGTCGGCGCGCGCACCGAGGCCGCCGCGCACCTGGCCTGCGGCCTCTACCGCCGCGTGGCCACCAAAGGCCGCCTCCGCGTGGCCGACGACATCACGGCCGAGATGTGCAAGCTGGTGGAAAACACGTTCAGGGACGTCAACATCGCCTACGCCAACGAGCTGTCGCGGGTGGCGGACAAACTCGGCATCGATGTGTTCCGGCTCATCGAGCTGGCCAACTGCCACCCCCGGGTAAACATCCTCTCCCCCGGCGTGGGCGTGGGCGGACACTGCATCGCGGTGGACCCGTGGTTTATCCACGGTCTCTTCCCCGACGATACGCCGCTCATCGCCGCAGCCCGGCGCGTCAACGACCAAAAACCCCTGCTCGTGGCCGACGCCGTGCAGCGCCGGCTTTCCCCCGGCGCGCGCGTGTGCGTGCTGGGTCTCGCCTACAAGCCGGACATCGACGACCTGCGGGAGTCGCCGTCACTCACGCTGTGCCGCGCACTGCGGGCGCGGGGCGTCTCGGTCGCGGCCTGCGAGCCGCACGCGGCGGCGGTCGTGGACGGGTTTGACAACGTACCGTTCGAGGCGGCGCTGTCGTATGATTTTCTCGTGCTGGCCGTCGGCCACACGCTGTTTAAAGAGCGCCGCGCCGACATCGCCGCCCGGCCTCACCATGACTGCGTAGGAATTCTCTCAAATGATAAAGCAGGAATTCTTTCAATTGATAAATAGGAGGGCGCTTGGATGAACGAAGAGATCCGCCAAATGGCCGCGCGTATTCGGGAGCTGCGGGAGATCTGCGGGCTCTCGGCGTCGGAGCTGGCCGCGGAGCTGAACGTCCCGGAGACGGTGTACAGCGGGTATGAAACAAGCGGCGAGGACGTGCCGATCTCGGTGCTCTACCACCTCGCTCATCGTTTCGGCGTGGACTTAAACGAACTGCTGATCGGGGCCGCGCCCCACCTCGTCACTTACTCGGTCGTTCGGCGGGGGGAGGGCATGAGCGTCGACCGCTACCCAGGCTACCGCTTCCACAGCCTGGCCCACACGTTCAAGCACAAGATGATGGAGCCCCTGCTCGTGACCGTCGACACCGAGGACAAGGACCCGGCGCTCGTCACCCACGCCGGGCAGGAGTTCAACTTCATCCTCGAGGGGGTCGTCGAGCTCATCTTCGCGGACAGACGCATCCGTCTCACGCCGGGGGACAGTGTGTATTTCGACCCTTCGCACCCCCACGGTCAGCGCGCCGTCGGCGGCCGGGCCCGCTTTTTAACCGTTATATCTGAATAGGGGGAGCTTGGGTTATGATGCTGCTCAAACGGTTTTTGCCCCGTATCGAATTTGATTCGTATGAGGATTTCAAGGCCAATTACCGGGTGAATGTCCCGGAGAATTTCAATTTCGGTTTTGATGTCGTGGACGCATGGGCCGCCCACGACAAAGAGAAGCCGGCGCTTTTGTGGTGCGACGACCACGGCGGCGAGCGGCGCTTCACCTTTGACGAGATCGCGCGCCTTTCGAACCGCGCCGCGCACTTCTTCCGGGCGCAGGGCGTTTGCAGGGGCGACGCCGTCATGCTGATCCTGCGCCGCCGCTGGGAGTATTGGGTGTGCGCCGTGGCGCTCATCAAGCTGGGGGCCGTTTTGATCCCGGCTTCGCTCCAGCTCACGGCCAAGGACATCGTCTACCGCATCGGCACGGCGGACATCAAGATGCTGGTCTGCGTGGACGACGCCTTTGTCGTCTCCCAGGTGGAACAGGCCATGGCGCAGACCGACAAGGTGCGCGCCCGCGCGCTGGTGGCAGGCCGGCGGGCCGGCTGGCTCGACTTCACGGCCGAGCTCGCACACCACCCCGACGTCCTCGCGCGCCCCACCGGGGCGGAGGCCGCGCGCTGGGACGACATCATGATGATCTACTTCACCTCGGGCACGACGGGGTTCCCAAAAATGGCTATGCTAAACCACGCGCACCCGCTTGGGCATATTGTCACGGCGCACTACTGGCAGCAGGTGCAGGAGGGCAAGCTGCATCTGTCGGTCTCCGACTCCGGCTGGGCCAAGTTCGGCTGGGGCAAGATCTACGGCCAGTGGATCTGCGGCGCGGTGATCTTCGCCTACGACATGGACAAGTTCGTCCCGACGCGGCTGCTCGAAAAGATCGAAAAATACCGGCTGACCACATTTTGCGCGCCGCCCACGATGTTCCGCTTTATGCTCCAGGAGGACCTGACAAAGTACGACCTCTCGTCGATCGAAAACTGCGGCAACGCCGGGGAGCCGCTGAACCCGGAGGTGTTCCGGCGCTGGCACGAACTGACCGGCCGCAAGCTCCGGGAGGGATTCGGGCAGTCGGAGTCGTCGGTGCTCATTGCGAATTTCCGCTGGTTTGAGCCGAAGCCCGGTTCGATGGGCAAGCCCTCCCCGCTGTACGACATCGACCTCATCAACGCGGAGGGCCGGTCGTGCCGCGAGGGTGAAGAGGGCGAGATCGTCGTGCGCGGCATCCGTGACTACATGCCGACGGGGCTGTTCACCGGTTACTACCGCGACCCGGAACTCACGGCGCGCGTCATGGGCGAAGGTTACTACAACACGGGCGACGTGGCCTGGCGCGACTCGGACGGCTACTATTGGTTTGTCGGGCGCACCGACGACGTGATCAAGTGTTCAGGCTACCGCATCGGCCCCTTTGAGGTGGAGTCCGCGCTGCTGGAGCACCCGGCGGTGGTCGAGTGCGCAGTCACCGCGGTTCCCGACCCGGTGCGCGGGCAGGTGGTAAAGGCCACCGTCGTGCTGGCCGCCGGCCGCGCGGGTTCCGACACCCTGGCACGGGAGCTTCAGGACCACGTCAAACGCGTCACAGCTCCCTACAAATATCCGCGCATCGTCGAATTTGTCGACGAACTCCCAAAGACCGTAGGCGGCAAAATCAAACGCGCTCAAATCCGCCGCGAAGACGAAAACAGATAATAGTACCTTGTTGCCGCGAAGCGGCAACAAAAAACAAGAATTTGGGTTGTGGGTTGCAGGTGCAACTCACATGAGTCGAGAACGACGCCGCTCACTGTTATCTGTTATCTGTAAACTGCTATCTGTCAGGAGGTTTTGTCATGTTAAATTTCGATTACTGTTCCCCCACGCGGCTGATCTTTGGGAAGGGCGTGCACAGGGAGGTAGGGGACGTCTTAAAACCCCACACGCAGAAGCTGCTGCTGCACTACGGCGGGCAGAGCATCCGCAAGAGCGGGCTTTACGACGAGATCACCGCGTCGCTGCGCCGCGCCGGCCTGCCC
This window of the Oscillospiraceae bacterium genome carries:
- the metK gene encoding methionine adenosyltransferase; translated protein: MRRKIFTSESVTEGHPDKVCDQISDAILDAILAEDPVARVACEAIVTTGMALVMGEISTSCYVDIPAVVRRTIQRVGYDRAELGFHHQTCAVLTSIDEQSPDIAVGVDNALDSRDSVDGDDRTGAGDQGMMFGFACDETPELMPAPIALAHALTQRLAAARRSGALPFLRPDGKSQVSVVYDDMGRVARCDSVVVSTQHDDVGIETVREGVMEAVIRPVIPAAYLDHETKIFINPTGRFVVGGPQGDAGLTGRKIIVDTYGGYARHGGGSFSGKDPTKVDRSASYMARYAAKNLVAAGLARRCEIEVAYAIGLSHPVSILVDTFGTGAADDKTLSGLVARHFDFRPARIIKTLNLRRPIYSATAAYGHFGRADLDLPWERTDLAERLRADL
- a CDS encoding nucleotide sugar dehydrogenase, coding for MEHICVVGLGYIGLPTAVTLALGGFSVCGADIQPAVVETLRTGRAPIAEPGLDEALAAALASGRLTFSCETPEADAFIITVQTPHLTRSDGVRAADLRFVESAARDVAARLKPGNLVVLESTVPPGTCRRLEAWLAAGSGLAADEFHVAHCPERVIPGRILRELAENDRIVGARTEAAAHLACGLYRRVATKGRLRVADDITAEMCKLVENTFRDVNIAYANELSRVADKLGIDVFRLIELANCHPRVNILSPGVGVGGHCIAVDPWFIHGLFPDDTPLIAAARRVNDQKPLLVADAVQRRLSPGARVCVLGLAYKPDIDDLRESPSLTLCRALRARGVSVAACEPHAAAVVDGFDNVPFEAALSYDFLVLAVGHTLFKERRADIAARPHHDCVGILSNDKAGILSIDK
- a CDS encoding XRE family transcriptional regulator → MNEEIRQMAARIRELREICGLSASELAAELNVPETVYSGYETSGEDVPISVLYHLAHRFGVDLNELLIGAAPHLVTYSVVRRGEGMSVDRYPGYRFHSLAHTFKHKMMEPLLVTVDTEDKDPALVTHAGQEFNFILEGVVELIFADRRIRLTPGDSVYFDPSHPHGQRAVGGRARFLTVISE
- a CDS encoding AMP-binding protein — encoded protein: MLLKRFLPRIEFDSYEDFKANYRVNVPENFNFGFDVVDAWAAHDKEKPALLWCDDHGGERRFTFDEIARLSNRAAHFFRAQGVCRGDAVMLILRRRWEYWVCAVALIKLGAVLIPASLQLTAKDIVYRIGTADIKMLVCVDDAFVVSQVEQAMAQTDKVRARALVAGRRAGWLDFTAELAHHPDVLARPTGAEAARWDDIMMIYFTSGTTGFPKMAMLNHAHPLGHIVTAHYWQQVQEGKLHLSVSDSGWAKFGWGKIYGQWICGAVIFAYDMDKFVPTRLLEKIEKYRLTTFCAPPTMFRFMLQEDLTKYDLSSIENCGNAGEPLNPEVFRRWHELTGRKLREGFGQSESSVLIANFRWFEPKPGSMGKPSPLYDIDLINAEGRSCREGEEGEIVVRGIRDYMPTGLFTGYYRDPELTARVMGEGYYNTGDVAWRDSDGYYWFVGRTDDVIKCSGYRIGPFEVESALLEHPAVVECAVTAVPDPVRGQVVKATVVLAAGRAGSDTLARELQDHVKRVTAPYKYPRIVEFVDELPKTVGGKIKRAQIRREDENR